A single genomic interval of Lathyrus oleraceus cultivar Zhongwan6 chromosome 7, CAAS_Psat_ZW6_1.0, whole genome shotgun sequence harbors:
- the LOC127103659 gene encoding uncharacterized protein LOC127103659, which produces MGFSLFILILGLSRWRKNHNTSDIQLEVANAKQKAQEAAARLLSVTGGAPPLSFDPKRSKSDNGAPQSGFDSYDLKPQYSAGSYGGSSKKIEIPNGRVGVLIGKGGETIKYLQLQSGAKIQVTRDMDADPNSTTRMVELMGTSDAVASAEKLINEVLAEAEAGASVGGGTRRMAAQSGGDEFSMQIPNNKVGLIIGKGGETIKSMQASTGARI; this is translated from the exons ATGGGTTTTTCCTTGTTTATTTTGATATTG GGTTTGTCACGATGGCGGAAGAACCACAATACATCTGACATTCAACTCGAAGTCGCAAACGCTAAACAGAAAGCTCAAGAAGCCGCCGCTCGGCTCCTCAGTGTCACCGGCGGCGCTCCTCCACTTTCCTTCGATCCTAAACGTTCCAAGTCCGATAATGGTGCTCCTCAATCTGGCTTCGATTCTTACGATTTGAAGCCGCAATATTCAGCTGGTTCTTATGGTGGTTCTAGTAAGAAGATTGAGATACCTAATGGTAGGGTTGGGGTTCTTATTGGGAAAGGAGGTGAGACTATTAAGTATCTTCAGTTGCAGTCTGGGGCTAAGATTCAGGTTACTCGTGATATGGATGCGGATCCTAATTCTACTACGAGGATGGTTGAGCTTATGGGTACTTCTGATGCTGTTGCTTCTGCTGAGAAACTTATCAATGAAGTCCTTGCTGAG GCTGAAGCCGGGGCTTCTGTCGGTGGTGGTACTAGACGGATGGCTGCACAATCTGGGGGTGATGAATTTTCGATGCAAATCCCAAACAATAAG GTCGGCCTTATAATTGGTAAAGGAGGAGAAACAATTAAGAGTATGCAAGCTTCTACTGGAGCACGGATTTAG